In Anopheles gambiae chromosome 2, idAnoGambNW_F1_1, whole genome shotgun sequence, a single window of DNA contains:
- the LOC1281485 gene encoding uncharacterized protein LOC1281485 isoform X4, whose translation MDDMPDLSHLTQEERAIIEGVMMRQKQEEERENEIMRRKQDEVATLVDSIRQKSEQQKKAGVELEATCHICLKTKFADGIGHICHYCNIRCCAKCGGKVTLRNNKVIWVCIVCRKKQELLSKTGQWMNKSTSPDGVIRRQEGDPRTLPQTMLDPHDPSDKRPKLERARSAAEKENNPMQRANSQLRRQYSQQDPPTRRLSQSDGSGMDMMMSPGHHQQQIGRMQQMGHGQVGGMYGGRPGAGQQGYGGGPYGQHSQLPQPPMHHGGGGGGSGPYGGQHSMTPQVHITHAGGGGYGHDDPSYYQSEIEDLMRTHPHLVHPRQQQHYAESLQSSSAHGSSGMGGGGGGVGSGGMHLPPEPTKSHKRPLGGPYLPQQRSFSSSDEDIRSTPEFEAGHQRQYFDNHTRLNANLTDYRATKLDVQQRNSYNRTNHNRYQSPSQAAPHSSHPYHYQPSQDPLGRDYHPQQPLPQVVVGDSTIAGYDSISHHHHQPHQPHQSLHHLSGTVAPSPVTIPQGLHGGSSGSSSSSQQHHPYQQQPHQQQCNSSSSGGSSHSTTGHHPVAQNSHARYGTSPAGTEQPDPYWDEPADSRRFTERRKKTVRFDGQDSDDWSRWESERQGSQDSATKDSGIDTSSTFTSSEDSNRGDGPKNPLSWQVVSSSDGGRPIGPAVQRRPFDGEDVLGLKVRGGQVLPSDPRAALIELESAHIRPENYDRRDKPSVLVTSPGSPDLHSVRNYSSSRYSNRLAPAGTVTQENSVGGRVQIKLGFEPSSLQLIVTILCANGLVPRGNGAARNPYVKICLLPDRSEKSKRRTKTLALTNDPRWGQTFVYEGLRRADLNNRLFEVTVWDYVRYGANDFLGEVIIDLSTHPLDDEAEWYILQPHQETLRDTLRRDDKEPGNELDMILTPTDHLSPPSTTSRLSDSDTTSECDIDGLMTGRDGASVSSLGSSSSPPPEVDLQDRRSRRDMSPQGRKRAAGMVAKDYRTVSGVGQGFHNQMSAEASSAYRRNGTMALNQRSQSAAPSDNYRDDRRDSLSPQDDRYTEYPVLPLHQYAPRFQSRSATATPTGSPKKRQLPQVPHMSRNAAIRERFIQDFEERSGGRFARHRGRQSHHQPTYRSTGMGGWERHYSGLSDSDLTTHSLESRIRPRHSLSPDKDFMGDFGDSDMESVVSVTSSAFSTQSERPRGSKGIRTHQNRRLQHRSLPTGWATTSLCALPSESYPCGGQQVMADNSGILPVLPDVTQATIIPPKPEFELPPPACTVVGPSVVGNASTCSSFVSPLPVSIPIDSVLSEPIPISPAPPDKTISQMSDMAGSYGSVPVSHGGSMPEGYFNEQCITLQPERSTIRSISMNPGSDNVMSTSVNLSSSQPGCQHPATSFEFQSGSLPTEHYFGRARAHPAGGVSMDPIMSSSMHAADGTGTVEYEQCAPSMGRRPSYAMRSNTSEPNLNSMIMRRLSNRPIEQPHAFGYAQPRNQMISISNRYHPQPHAGMGGSDMGSKYAPPPVATNQIILKSSFSDQNLHNSIVYEPGGMSGGAGGQNICISNKNVYDPHTGYQNQTITCISNSRENLGESNFRYTSNPEGTVCEINAPDVQFRSSRASNLYEEVAMPLDQARVPVKETLSAGRNIDCDEHEYGVSDLEMHPDHILNKPIEVLKSPSEYRYSAYPKKVTEDTYVVSSDVRGKPEKISRSHSLIAQDQIIDIEYDSDTGWKTKSVRKNVFASSVEEKVYRKRTRSLGGGNSEEETKGRRDSQCETKKVTPVQGRKSRSGSKASLDRSNLTLNIVKNVDGESSKNQSEKGKSKNIEKPTATGKQGEKEKCTAVAKKEKESSKVGKTSSSSKPGMVKSKSSTGSSTPKKGTKSPAKSGSGSIKKAGSLKGKQTKTGGSTPSIASSSKVKVAEKPNFKEIDTKKSKSKLPCKKTDSKSRVDEIKSESTVLYSSSESIKSIIDEVRMELLQKPKSTVYLSDESPTVLNRSHSFSDGELNYSKRIHDSYDKYEFVDGRKHYLLKDERLKQRLTDRYGHERAVGYERSTDRRRGDDEYERRGCRMVPDGEEDDPRRRPEMFAKCKSRSSSLVSNDAGEIPLRRKVYHSDSAEEEDDDDGREDEEEGDDEVFESSFSRGRNSSFNGKSSLKRRARYDTRRTSSLEGLDQFLANLQDRNRRGGRDGAGKNDSARHSSVSINEKPEYFEYTKSPSSPYCTSSSGRASASSRKPANYASILSSNKSSNGVALLQTTPKRPSMKKSSNMPPAVGDVVGRASDGTRSRSHDRHAATRSGSPSTSAGRLPVDHQRRAHTTHSDYDVRGRSRYGGHNGGREAYRQRDRDRDRDRNSSDHERDRDLSDREQRESRERGELDQSLSNTEGTPEDKIDGSLSDTAVIQSLDARRKLDQRSPKSETPTRDRDRFGTGMGIKSNSTSQLSATDEKGRKRRMGFGKRGKNSFTVHRSEEVLPGEVRGGGGLSRGSSASSDGEGSADGDRWSPSLRVAGDTGPLSDFIDGLGPGQLVGRQVLGAPALGDIQLSMCYQKGSLEVEVIRARGLQARPGSKVLPAPYVKVYLVSGKKCIEKAKTTTARKTLDPLYQQQLVFREPFAGCILQVTVWGDYGRMEGKKVFMGVAQIMLDNLNLSHIVIGWYKLFGTTSL comes from the exons CAGCCACCGATGCAtcatggtggcggtggtggtggtagtggtccGTACGGTGGTCAGCATTCGATGACTCCGCAGGTACACATAACCCAtgccggtggtggcggctATGGGCACGATGACCCAAGCTACTATCAG AGCGAAATCGAAGATCTCATGCGAACCCATCCGCATCTGGTGCATccgaggcagcagcagcactacgcCGAATCGCTCCAGTCCAGCTCGGCTCACGGTAGCAGCGGCATGGGAGGCGGAGGGGGCGGTGTTGGCAGTGGCGGTATGCACCTACCACCGGAGCCCACGAAATCGCACAAGCGACCGCTCGGTGGCCCGTACCTGCCCCAGCAACGCTCCTTCAGCAGCTCCGACGAGGACATTCGCTCCACGCCGGAGTTCGAAG CCGGTCACCAAAGACAGTATTTCGATAATCACACTCGACTGAACGCTAACCTTACTGACTATCGAGCAACAAAGCTGGACGTGCAGCAACGCAACAGTTACAATCGTACCAATCACAACCGATATCAATCACCGTCCCAGGCGGCGCCGCATTCATCCCATCCGTATCACTACCAGCCGTCGCAGGATCCGCTCGGCCGGGACTACCATCCACAGCAGCCACTGCCGCAGGTGGTGGTCGGCGACAGCACTATCGCAGGCTACGATAGTATtagccaccatcatcaccagccCCATCAGCCTCACCAGTCGCTTCACCATCTGTCGGGTACGGTGGCACCGAGCCCGGTCACGATACCGCAGGGCCTGCACGGTGGTAGCagcgggagcagcagcagcagccagcagcaccatccgtaccagcagcagccccaccagcagcagtgcaacagcagcagcagcggtggtTCCAGCCACAGTACCACGGGACATCATCCGGTGGCGCAGAACTCGCACGCACGGTACGGTACGAGTCCGGCCGGGACCGAGCAGCCGGATCCGTACTGGGACGAGCCGGCGGACAGTCGGCGGTTTACCGAGCGCAGAAAGAAGACGGTCCGGTTCGATGGGCAGGACTCGGACGATTGGTCCCGGTGGGAATCGGAACGGCAGGGCAGCCAGGATTCGGCGACCAAAGACTCCGGCATTGACACGAGTAGCACGTTTACCAGTAGCGAAGACTCGAACCGTGGCGATGGCCCAAAG AATCCGCTAAGCTGGCAGGTAGTGTCATCGTCGGACGGTGGCCGACCGATCGGTCCAGCGGTGCAGCGAAGACCGTTTGACGGCGAAGATGTGCTAGGGTTGAAAGTGCGCGGTGGCCAGGTGTTACCGAGCGATCCCCGTGCAGCGCTCATCGAACTGGAGAGTGCCCACATTAGGCCAG AAAATTACGATCGCCGCGATAAGCCCAGTGTGCTGGTTACCTCGCCAGGATCGCCCGATCTGCACAGTGTGCGTAACTACTCCAGCTCGCGGTACAGCAACCGGCTGGCACCGGCCGGGACGGTCACGCAAGAGAACAGTGTCGGCGGCCGGGTACAGATCAAGCTCGGCTTCGAGCCCAGCTCACTGCAGCTGATCGTGACCATCCTGTGCGCCAATGGGCTTGTGCCTCGCGGCAACGGTGCAGCACGCAATCCGTACGTTAAG ATTTGTCTGCTACCGGATCGAAGCGAAAAGTCGAAACGACGCACCAAAACGTTAGCCCTCACGAACGATCCGCGCTGGGGCCAAACGTTCGTCTACGAAGGCTTGCGAAGGGCGGACCTAAATAACCGTCTGTTTGAG GTGACGGTGTGGGATTACGTACGGTACGGTGCGAATGATTTCCTTGGCGAAGTAATAATCGACCTGTCCACACACCCGCTGGACGATGAGGCGGAATGGTATATTCTTCAACCCCACCAGGAAACACTGCGCGATACT TTGCGTAGAGACGATAAAGAACCTGGCAACGAATTGGATATGATATTGACCCCGACCGATCATTTATCGCCGCCGAGTACGACCTCACGATTGAGTGACTCTGATACGACATCCGAATGCGATATAGATGGTTTGATGACCGGACGTGACGGCGCTAGTGTATCATCCTTAGGCAGCTCATCTAGTCCTCCGCCAGAG GTCGATCTGCAGGACAGACGATCTAGACGGGATATGTCCCCGCAAGGCAGGAAACGGGCAGCTGGAATGGTAGCGAAGGACTATCGTACAGTTTCTGGTGTCGGACAGGGATTTCACAACCAGATGAGTGCAGAG GCATCGTCGGCGTACAGGCGCAACGGTACGATGGCGTTGAATCAGCGAAGCCAATCGGCGGCACCGAGCGACAACTATCGGGACGATCGGCGGGACTCGTTATCGCCACAAGATGATAGATATACAGAATATCCAGTTCTTCCATTGCATCAGTATGCGCCAAGATTTCAATCACGATCAGCGACAGCGACACCAACCGGTTCACCGAAGAAACGACAATTACCACAAGTACCTCACATGTCACGGAATGCAGCAATACGGGAGCGGTTCATTCAGGACTTTGAGGAGCGCAGTGGTGGACGATTCGCGCGGCATCGTGGCCGCCAGAGCCACCATCAGCCGACATACCGCAGCACGGGAATGGGAG GCTGGGAGCGACACTACTCCGGACTGTCCGACAGTGACTTGACGACGCATTCGTTAGAGAGTAGAATTAGGCCACGGCACTCACTATCTCCGGACAAGGATTTTATGGGTGACTTTGGCGATTCCGACATGGAATCGGTAGTTAGTGTTACTTCAAGTGCTTTCTCAACCCAATCGGAGCGACCGCGCGGATCGAAAGGGATCAG GACTCATCAGAATCGCCGTCTTCAGCACCGGAGCCTACCGACGGGATGGGCAACGACCTCACTGTGCGCCCTGCCGAGTGAGTCATACCCGTGCGGAGGTCAGCAGGTGATGGCCGACAACTCGGGCATACTGCCAGTGTTGCCGGATGTAACGCAAGCCACAATCATTCCTCCCAAGCCGGAGTTTGAACTACCACCTCCTGCTTGTACTGTGGTTGGTCCTTCCGTAGTTGGTAATGCTAGTACCTGTAGCAGTTTTGTGTCCCCTTTGCCCGTAAGCATTCCGATCGATTCCGTGCTATCGGAACCGATACCGATCTCTCCCGCTCCACCCGATAAGACAATCTCGCAAATGTCCGATATGGCTGGCAGCTACGGTTCCGTGCCCGTCAGTCATGGTGGCTCCATGCCTGAAGGGTATTTTAATGAACAGTGCATCACGCTGCAGCCGGAGCGTAGTACGATTCGTAGTATTTCCATGAACCCGGGCAGCGACAACGTTATGAGCACTTCGGTGAATTTATCTTCCAGCCAACCGGGATGCCAACATCCCGCGACGTCGTTCGAGTTTCAGTCGGGATCACTTCCCACCGAGCATTACTTTGGGCGCGCGAGAGCTCATCCTGCCGGCGGTGTCTCGATGGATCCGATCATGTCGTCCTCGATGCACGCCGCAGATGGCACTGGCACGGTTGAGTACGAACAGTGTGCACCGTCAATGGGACGGCGTCCATCGTATGCGATGCGTTCCAACACCTCGGAACCGAACCTCAACTCGATGATCATGCGACGGCTCTCGAACCGTCCCATCGAGCAACCGCATGCGTTTGGATACGCGCAGCCGCGCAATCAAATGATATCGATCTCGAATCGGTACCATCCCCAACCGCATGCCGGCATGGGTGGGAGCGACATGGGCTCGAAGTATGCTCCGCCACCGGTTGCCACGAATCAGATCATTTTGAAGTCATCCTTTTCCGATCAGAATTTGCATAATAGCATCGTTTACGAGCCGGGCGGGATGAGTGGCGGTGCCGGAGGGCAGAATATTTGCATTTCGAACAAGAATGTGTACGATCCGCACACGGGCTACCAGAATCAGACCATCACGTGCATCAGCAATAGTAGGGAAAATCTTGGTGAAAGTAACTTCCGGTACACGAGCAATCCGGAGGGCACGGTTTGTGAAATCAATGCACCGGATGTGCAGTTTCGCAGTTCGCGCGCTTCAAACTTGTACGAGGAAGTTGCAATGCCACTGGACCAGGCAAGAGTGCCGGTGAAGGAAACGCTCTCGGCTGGTCGCAATATTGATTGCGACGAGCATGAGTATGGCGTGAGCGATCTGGAGATGCACCCCGACCATATTCTCAACAAACCGATCGAGGTGCTTAAATCTCCCAGCGAGTATCGCTACTCGGCCTACCCGAAGAAGGTGACCGAGGACACGTACGTAGTTAGCAGTGACGTTCGCGGGAAGCCGGAGAAGATCTCACGGTCGCATTCGTTGATAGCGCAGGATCAGATAATAGACATTGAGTACGATTCGGATACGGGCTGGAAGACGAAAAGCGTACGCAAGAATGTGTTTGCGAGCAGTGTGGAGGAGAAGGTGTACAGGAAACGGACTCGTTCGTTGGGAGGCGGGAACAGTGAAGAGGAGACGAAGGGCCGCAGGGACAGTCAGTGTGAAACGAAGAAGGTCACTCCAGTGCAGGGCAGGAAAAGTAGGAGCGGTTCCAAAGCTAGTCTAGATCGTAGCAACTTGACGCTAAACATAGTCAAGAATGTCGACGGAGAATCGTCAAAAAATCAGTCCGAAAAGGGCAAAAGCAAGAACATAGAGAAACCCACAGCAACTGGGAAGCAGGGAGAGAAGGAAAAGTGTACGGCTgtggcaaagaaagaaaaggagtCGAGTAAGGTCGGCAAAACCAGCTCCTCATCCAAGCCGGGAATGGTAAAATCAAAGTCGTCCACCGGTTCGAGTACACCGAAAAAGGGTACAAAAAGTCCGGCTAAAAGCGGGTCGGGTTCGATTAAGAAAGCCGGTTCTTTGAAAGGGAAACAGACAAAAACGGGAGGATCTACCCCATCCATTGCGAGTAGCTCGAAGGTGAAAGTTGCCGAGAAGCCTAACTTCAAGGAGATAgatacgaaaaagtccaaatCCAAGCTGCCCTGTAAGAAGACGGACAGCAAGAGCCGTGTGGACGAGATTAAGTCCGAATCGACCGTGCTTTACAGCAGTTCGGAATCGATCAAATCCATCATCGATGAGGTGAGGATGGAACTGCTGCAGAAGCCAAAGTCGACCGTTTATCTGAGCGACGAAAGCCCGACCGTGCTGAACCGTAGCCACTCGTTCAGTGACGGCGAGCTTAACTACAGCAAACGCATCCACGATAGCTACGATAAGTATGAGTTTGTGGACGGTCGCAAGCACTATCTGCTCAAGGATGAGCGGTTGAAGCAACGGCTCACCGATCGGTACGGGCATGAAAGGGCGGTGGGATACGAGAGAAGTACCGATCGGCGCCGGGGTGACGATGAGTACGAGCGCAGGGGATGTCGCATGGTACCGGACGGTGAGGAGGATGATCCGCGCCGACGTCCTGAAATGTTTGCCAAGTGCAAATCGCGCAGCTCCAGCCTGGTATCGAACGATGCGGGTGAGATTCCGCTCCGGCGCAAGGTTTATCACAGCGACAGTGCTGAAGAGgaggacgatgacgatgggcGGGAGGACGAGGAAGAGGGTGACGATGAGGTGTTTGAAAGTTCGTTCTCGCGGGGCCGGAACTCGTCGTTCAATGGGAAGTCATCGCTGAAGCGTAGGGCACGGTATGATACGAGGCGCACGAGTAGCCTGGAGGGTTTGGATCAGTTTCTAGCCAACTTGCAGGATCGTAATCGTCGCGGGGGTCGCGACGGTGCTGGTAAAAACGATAGCGCACGGCACAGCTCCGTAAGCATTAACGAGAAGCCCGAATACTTTGAGTACACCAAGTCTCCCTCCTCACCGTACTGCACCAGTAGTAGTGGCCGCGCTAGTGCTAGTAGTAGAAAACCCGCTAACTATGCTTCCATTCTTTCCTCCAACAAATCCTCCAATGGCGTTGCGTTGCTGCAAACCACACCGAAACGGCCGTCGATGAAAAAATCCTCCAACATGCCACCGGCGGTGGGCGATGTTGTTGGCCGTGCGTCTGATGGTACCCGATCCCGATCGCACGATCGTCACGCGGCAACCCGTTCCGGCTCACCGTCAACTTCGGCCGGGCGCCTACCGGTGGACCATCAACGCCGGGCCCATACCACCCACAGTGACTACGATGTGCGGGGCCGCAGCCGTTACGGTGGCCACAACGGAGGACGGGAAGCGTATCGGCAGCGCGATCGTGACCGGGACCGCGATCGGAACAGTAGCGATCACGAGCGGGACCGAGATCTGAGCGATCGAGAGCAACGGGAGTCGCGGGAgcgcggcgaactggaccaaagTCTTTCGAATACCGAGGGAACACCGGAGGATAAGATAG ACGGTAGCCTAAGTGATACTGCAGTGATACAGAGCTTGGATGCACGACGTAAGTTGGACCAACGTTCGCCGAAAAGCGAAACGCCCACCAGGGACCGGGACCGGTTCGGTACCGGTATGGGTATCAAGAGTAACTCGACGTCGCAACTGTCGGCAACAG ATGAAAAAGGTCGTAAGCGACGCATGGGGTTTGGTAAGCGTGGCAAGAATTCCTTCACCGTGCATCGAAGCGAGGAGGTGCTTCCGGGCGAGGtgcgcggcggcggcggtctATCGCGGGGCTCGTCCGCCTCCAGCGATGGTGAAGGAAGTGCCGACGGTGACAG ATGGTCACCGTCGTTAAGAGTAGCGGGTGATACCGGACCTTTATCGGACTTCATCGATGGTTTGGGACCAGGACAGCTAGTTGGACGCCAGGTACTGGGTGCTCCGGCCTTAGGGGATATTCAACTGTCTATGTGCTATCAGAAGGGTTCCTTAGAGGTTGAAGTGATAAGAGCAAGGGGATTGCAG GCACGTCCTGGCTCAAAAGTACTTCCAGCGCCTTACGTTAAAGTGTATTTAGTTTCCGGTAAAAAGTGtatagaaaaagcaaaaacaacgaCTGCTAGAAAAACGTTAGACCCACTATATCAGCAACAACTAGTGTTTAGGGAGCCGTTTGCGGGATGTATACTGCAA GTCACGGTATGGGGCGATTATGGTCGTATGGAAGGCAAAAAAGTATTCATGGGTGTAGCGCAGATCATGCTGGACAACCTCAACCTCTCACACATCGTCATCGGCTGGTACAAACTGTTCGGAACAACGTCACTG TAA